The Heliomicrobium gestii genome segment AATGTCTCCTGGGGCAGCGGATGGCCTGTCTTGTCGATGGCGATGCCGCCGATGAGGCCTTCGGTGAAGGTGAAGGAGATCCCGTACTTGGCTCCAATGGCTTCAAGGACGCGAATCGCCTGGGGCACGATCTCCGCGCCGATGCCGTCACCGGGAAGCACTGCGATGCGGTATGTCAACAATGCTCTTCCTTTCGTGGGGCAACGGGCGTGGGCTTGTTCGCTAAGAGCTTCGCGGCGGCTCACTTGCCTGCTTCGCTAGGGCGCCAAACCTCTGGGCTTTTCTGCATGTGAACCATGGCGCCCTTGACGCTCTGCAGTCTGCGTTCGCTTTTCGCCGCTCCGCTCTAATCGCTCACAAGCCCACGCCCGTTGCCTGGTAATATGTCCGTTAATCGTTCCTTTTTCGATCCTTTTTTGGTCCCTTTTTATTTCCCTGCGGCGACCCGGGTCTTGACGTATTGCATGAGGCCGCCGGCGTGGATGATCGATTGCATCGATGCGGGGAGGGCTTTGGCGGTGTAGGTCTGGCCGGTGGTCATGTTGAAGATGACGCCGGTGCCGGCGTTGACCTGGACGACATCGCCTTCGCGGATGCCGTCAACGGCCTCGGGGCATTCGAAGATGGGGAGGCCGATGTTGATGGAGTTGCGGAAGAAGATGCGGGCGAAGGACTTGGCGATGACGCAGGGAACGCCGGAAGCCTTGATGGCGATGGGGGCGTGTTCCCGCGAGGAGCCGCAGCCAAAGTTCTTGTCGGCGACAATGATGTCGCCCTCACGCACCTTCTGCGGGAAGGCGGGGTCGGCGTCTTCCATGCAGTGTTTGGCCAGTTCTTCCGGCGAAGTGGTGTTCAGGTAACGGGCCGGGATGATGGCGTCCGTGTCGATGTCTTTGCCGAATTTCCATACGCGACCTGTGAATTCCATTATTCCACCTCCCGGGGATGGACGATGCGTCCGGCGATGGCTGAAGCGGCAGCCACGTTGGGGCCGCACAGGTAGACTTCGCTCTCAGGGTGGCCCATGCGGCCGACGAAGTTCCGGTTCGTCGTCGCCAAGGCCCGTTCCCCTTTGGCCAGGATGCCCATGTGGCCGCCCAGGCAGGGGCCGCAGGTCGGCGTCGATACGGCGACACCGGCGTCGACGAAGATATCCATCAGGCCTTCCTTGATGGCCTGTTTGTAAATGGCTTGGGTGCCAGGGAATACGACACAGCGGACGTTTTTGTGGACCTTTTTGCCTTGCAGGATCTTCGCCGCCATGCGCAGGTCCTCAATGCGCCCGTTCGTGCAGGAGCCGATGACGACCTGATCGATCTCGACATGGCCGGCCTCGCTGACTGGACGGGTGTTTTCCGGCAGGTGAGGGAAGGCCACGACGGGTTCCAGTTTTTCCACGTCATACTTGATGACGCGGGCATACTTGGCGTCGGCGTCGGATTCATAGACCTTGTAGGGGCGGGTGGCCCGCTCGTCCACATAGGCCAGCGTCTTCTTGTCAGGGGCGATGATGCCGTTTTTGCCGCCCGCTTCGATGGCCATGTTGCACATGGTCATCCGGCCGTCCATCGACAGGTCATCGATGGCGGAGCCGGTGAACTCCATCGACTGGTAGAGAGCGCCGTCGACGCCGATGTCGCCGATGGTGTGCAGGATCAGGTCCTTGCCGGTCACGTCTTCCGGCAGCTTGCCTTCGTATTCGAACTTGATCGCTTCGGGAACCTTGAACCAGGCTTCACCGAGGGCGATGCCGGCGGCCAGGTCGGTCGAGCCGACGCCGGTGGCAAAAGCGCCCAGAGCGCCGTAGGTGCAGGTGTGGGAGTCGGCGCCGATGACGGCGTCGCCAGGCACGACGATCCCCTTTTCGGGCAGCAGGCAGTGCTCAATGCCCATATCCCCCACGTCATAGTGGTGGGTGATGTCATGCTTGCGGGCGAAGTCGCGGACGATCTTCGACTGTTCCGCCGACTTGATGTCCTTGGCCGGCACGAAGTGGTCCTGGACCAAAACGACCCGGTCTTTGTCAAAAACGGTATCCAGGCTGGCCTTTTCCAACTCTTTGATGGAAACGGGGGCCGTAACGTCGTTGGCCAGGACCAGATCCAACTTGGCTTGGATCAGTTCACCCGGCTCCACCGACGCTTTCCCGGCATGCGCCGCCAAAATCTTCTCAGTAATGGTCATTCCCATGGCCGTCTTGATCCCTCCTCATATTAAATTAAACAGCCCGCTCCGGCTTCACCGACCGCAGCCCGTCAAAGAGTATCTTGTTGACCGCGTTCAGATAGGCCTTGGCCGAAGCCACGATGATGTCCGTGTCGACGCCGCGTCCCGTATAGAAGCGGCCTTCGCGTTCCAGCTTGACGCTGACCTCGCCCTGGGAGTCCTCGCCCGAGGTGGTGGCGTTGATGGTATAAGAGGCCAGGCGGGCGCCGGTGTCGGTGATCTTCTCGATGGCCTTGTAGGCGGCGTCGACAGGGCCGTCGCCGCAGGAGGCCTCTTCGAAGGTCTCCTCTTCCCTACGGAGCCGGAGGGTCGCCGTCGGCACCAGCACGGTGCCGCTGGTGATGTGCAGGTATTCGAGGCTGTACGCTTCCGGGAAGGCGCGCAGTTCGTCTTCCACAAGGACGACGAGATCGTCGTCGGTGATGTCGCGCTTGCGATCGGCCAGCGCCTTGAACCGGGCGAAGGCTTTGGCGAGCTTGTCGTCATCAAGGGTGTAGCCCAGTTCCTTGAGGCGCTCCCGGAAGGCGTGCCGGCCCGAGTGTTTGCCCAGGACGATGTTGTTGGTGAAGATGCCGATCATCTCGGGATTCATGATCTCGTAGGTGGTCCGCTCTTTCAGCACGCCGTCCTGGTGGATGCCCGACTCGTGGGCAAAGGCGTTTTTGCCGACAATCGCCTTGTTCGGCTGGACGAGCATGCCTGTCAGGTTGGAGACGAGGCGCGATGTCCGGTAGAGTTCGCTCTTGTTGATGGACATGTCCAGGCCGTAAACCGACTTGCGGGTGTAAAGGGCCATGATCACCTCTTCCAGGGA includes the following:
- the leuD gene encoding 3-isopropylmalate dehydratase small subunit; its protein translation is MEFTGRVWKFGKDIDTDAIIPARYLNTTSPEELAKHCMEDADPAFPQKVREGDIIVADKNFGCGSSREHAPIAIKASGVPCVIAKSFARIFFRNSINIGLPIFECPEAVDGIREGDVVQVNAGTGVIFNMTTGQTYTAKALPASMQSIIHAGGLMQYVKTRVAAGK
- the leuC gene encoding 3-isopropylmalate dehydratase large subunit, giving the protein MGMTITEKILAAHAGKASVEPGELIQAKLDLVLANDVTAPVSIKELEKASLDTVFDKDRVVLVQDHFVPAKDIKSAEQSKIVRDFARKHDITHHYDVGDMGIEHCLLPEKGIVVPGDAVIGADSHTCTYGALGAFATGVGSTDLAAGIALGEAWFKVPEAIKFEYEGKLPEDVTGKDLILHTIGDIGVDGALYQSMEFTGSAIDDLSMDGRMTMCNMAIEAGGKNGIIAPDKKTLAYVDERATRPYKVYESDADAKYARVIKYDVEKLEPVVAFPHLPENTRPVSEAGHVEIDQVVIGSCTNGRIEDLRMAAKILQGKKVHKNVRCVVFPGTQAIYKQAIKEGLMDIFVDAGVAVSTPTCGPCLGGHMGILAKGERALATTNRNFVGRMGHPESEVYLCGPNVAAASAIAGRIVHPREVE
- a CDS encoding 2-isopropylmalate synthase → MSKRVVIFDTTLRDGEQSPGVSLNLHEKLEIAQQLARLGVDVIEAGFPIASPGDFEAVKTVAEQVRGPVICGLARANRKDIERAAEALRAAEEARIHTFIATSPIHMKHKLRMEPDKVLETAVEAVKFAKSFTSNVEFSAEDAFRSDVEFLCRIFTAAIEAGATTINIPDTVGYATPQEYGAFIKAIINGTPNMDKAVVSVHCHNDLGLAVANTLSALENGALQVEGAINGIGERAGNASLEEVIMALYTRKSVYGLDMSINKSELYRTSRLVSNLTGMLVQPNKAIVGKNAFAHESGIHQDGVLKERTTYEIMNPEMIGIFTNNIVLGKHSGRHAFRERLKELGYTLDDDKLAKAFARFKALADRKRDITDDDLVVLVEDELRAFPEAYSLEYLHITSGTVLVPTATLRLRREEETFEEASCGDGPVDAAYKAIEKITDTGARLASYTINATTSGEDSQGEVSVKLEREGRFYTGRGVDTDIIVASAKAYLNAVNKILFDGLRSVKPERAV